The DNA region TATTGGAGGGTTTACCTTGAAAAAACTTTCTAATAATGACAACTTGCCCCTGAAAAGCAAAGGTAAAGACCTTTATTTGAAGTTTTTCCTACTTAATTATTTTCTTACTATTTTTTCATTCATTTTTTCATTCATCACAAATAAGTTGCATGGAGGAACAGCATGCCCCCTGGAACTACAGATAAAGAGACACTTGCCTCATTAAAGGTAAAAGCAGAATTAAGATTACTTCCCATTGTTTTACGTGCAGTTAGAGATGTAACTTCAGGTTATGGGTTGAATGAATCTGCTGTGAGGGATTTAGAGCTGGCAACTGAAGAAGCATGCCATAATGTCATTGAACACGCCTATGAGCCCGGGGAACATGGATATTATAAGGTAAAAATTCACCGTGAACCTACTTGTTTTAGGGTCACGATACGAGATCAAGGCATACCCTTTAACCTTCAGCGACTTAAAGAAGAAAAAAACTCTGATATTGGGGTTAAACTCATGAGAGCTTGTACTGATGAGATCAAAAGCAAATATTTGGGGAAAAAAGGAAAGGTGGTAGAATTGGTTAAAAATTTCCCCTTTGAATCGGTTAATGAACTGGAATCTCCTCCAAATACACTTATATCCCCTAAAGAAGATCTGGCCCCTAAATCAGAAATGGTTGATTTACGTTTAATGCGTCCAGATGAAACAGTGTCCCTGGCCAGGTTAATATATCGTGTTTATGGTTACACCTATCCCCATGAAGAGATTTATTATCCTGAAAAATTCGCATCTCTAATAAAATCTGGACTGGTTACCTCCTGTGTTGCTGTAAACGAACAGAATGAAATTGTGGGTCATCTGGGGGTTTTCCTGGAAACTCCTGATGATCACGTAGGGGAATCTGCTCTGGCCGCGGTGGACCCCTGTTACCGTGGAAGGGGACTTTTCCCAAAAATGAAGAAGATGATGATGAAAGAAGTGGCATCTAAAGGCATTTTAGGCCTTTACAGTAGAGCTGTGACAGTTCATATGGCATCTCAAAAGTCAAATGTGGAAATGGGCGCCAAAGAGACTGGTTTTGTCTTGGCACATTCCCCGCCCACTGCAATCTTTAAAAAAATGAAAACTGAGGATGTGGGGATCCGCCGTACTGTAGCCCTCTTTTACGTGCTCGTGGCACCTGACCAGGAACAAACCGTCTTTTTACCATATAAACATCAATATGTACTCAGGAAAATCTACAAACACACTGGATTAAAAAGGGTTTTGAAAATGGCAAACCCTGATAATGTTAATTTAGCTTTTCATTCTGATATTCACTCACACATTTTACCAGAAATGGCTAGTGCTTTTTTAAGAGTTAACAAATATGGAACAGATTTCATGGATGAACTAAAACTTCATGTTCAGGATCTAAAAAAGAGAAAGATCGAACTAATAGTTCTGGATCTTCCACTAAAGGATCCTAACACCGCCATACTATGTCCTGAAATCGAAAAAATGAGATTTTTCTTCAGTGGTTTGATGCCAGAATATCTGGACGGTGACGCCCTACGTCTACAATACCTTCATAGTGTGAATTTTGATCCTGGAACCGTGGATGTGTACTCTGAATTTGCTAAAGAATTATTTAATTACATAGTACAGGAATGGGAAACCCACTCAAGTTAACTTAAACAGATATTGTGTAATTGTTGTTGATAGGGAGTGTGCAAAATGGAAATAACTGGAAAAAGTGTAAATGGTGTAGAAGTAGTATTTGTGAGTGGTCGGTTGGATGCCTATAACTCGAACCTGGTTGAAGGTAAGTTCAATGAAATCATTGACTCTGGCAAAATCCAAATAGTAGCTGATCTTTCTGGGGTGGACTATATCAGTAGTTCTGGTCTAAGAGTGATGTTAGCCTCCCTTAAAAAACTAAATAAAATGGGGGGCACCTTAAAATTATCCGGTTTACAACAGTATGTTCTGGAAGTCTTTGAAATCGCTGGTTTTACTCCACTCTTCCAGATTTATGATTCACAAGAGGACGCTATCGCCAGTTTTTAAAACTAATGATATCCCAATTAACAAAACAGAATAGGATATACTCAATTAATTCTCAAAAAAAATCATGCCAAACCGAAAATAAATAATTAAAAATAATTCAGATTATCATAGACCCTCTAAGTATAACTCTTTTTACAGATCTGGTGGAGATAAGTCTGTGTTATTATAGTCATAGCCTATCTCCGGAGTCGGTTCAAATACTTCACCATAAGTTCTTGAGGGCAGGTTAACCATCAACAATAAAAAAAATTTTTATTTTAATATTCTGTGCTATTTCAATCTACGGTTCATACTCAGGAGTGAACATCCTTAGCAGTGGTTGAAAATTTATTCGTTCCCATGATACCAATCAGACTCACCATTTCCAAAGATCTTAAAAAAGAACAATAAATGGAATAAACCATTTTTTACATTTTTTTATGGGCAGGTTCCAAATTCACTCTTAAACCTTTAATTCCTTTCTTTTGAAGGGTGCTGGAAATTTCTTTAGCATTTTTTGCAGGTAGTTCTATGAAGGAGAATTTTTCAAGAACATCGATCCTGCCAATGCTAGTTGAAGAGAGTCCTGAAACTTCACGGATGGCTTTGATTATATCTTTAGCTTTAACTTTTTGTTTACGACCCACGTTTACAAAAAATCTTACCATACCTGGCTGAGCACCGGTATCACCATATTCCGAATCAGAATTTTGACGGGAGTCCTCCCTGCCGGTGTAAAGTTTTAATAAAGCAGCAGCAATATCCAGTGAGTTGTAATCTTCTTCCATTAATCTTTCAATCAGGTACACTTCTCTATCTAAATTACTGGTATTGATCTCTTTTTTTAGTCTTTCCAGGAAAAGATCTCTTTTGACCTCTTCAACTTCACTAAGGGATGGGATTTTTTGCTGTTCGATTCGAACCCTAGTGTATCTCTGAATATCCCTTAATTGGTATATTTCTTTTCCAGATACAAAGGTGAATGCCTGGCCGGTTTTACCAGCACGCCCAGTTCTTCCGATTCTGTGGACGTAGTACTCTTCGTTGTTTGGCACATCGTAGTTGAAAACTGCTTCCACATCATCCACATCTATTCCTCTGGCTGCTACATCTGTGGCTACCAGAATTTCGATCTGGCCCTTCCTGAACTTGGACATAACTCTGTCCCGTTGATTCTGACTCATA from Methanobacterium petrolearium includes:
- a CDS encoding STAS domain-containing protein, whose protein sequence is MEITGKSVNGVEVVFVSGRLDAYNSNLVEGKFNEIIDSGKIQIVADLSGVDYISSSGLRVMLASLKKLNKMGGTLKLSGLQQYVLEVFEIAGFTPLFQIYDSQEDAIASF
- a CDS encoding GNAT family N-acetyltransferase; amino-acid sequence: MPPGTTDKETLASLKVKAELRLLPIVLRAVRDVTSGYGLNESAVRDLELATEEACHNVIEHAYEPGEHGYYKVKIHREPTCFRVTIRDQGIPFNLQRLKEEKNSDIGVKLMRACTDEIKSKYLGKKGKVVELVKNFPFESVNELESPPNTLISPKEDLAPKSEMVDLRLMRPDETVSLARLIYRVYGYTYPHEEIYYPEKFASLIKSGLVTSCVAVNEQNEIVGHLGVFLETPDDHVGESALAAVDPCYRGRGLFPKMKKMMMKEVASKGILGLYSRAVTVHMASQKSNVEMGAKETGFVLAHSPPTAIFKKMKTEDVGIRRTVALFYVLVAPDQEQTVFLPYKHQYVLRKIYKHTGLKRVLKMANPDNVNLAFHSDIHSHILPEMASAFLRVNKYGTDFMDELKLHVQDLKKRKIELIVLDLPLKDPNTAILCPEIEKMRFFFSGLMPEYLDGDALRLQYLHSVNFDPGTVDVYSEFAKELFNYIVQEWETHSS